A window of Hyperolius riggenbachi isolate aHypRig1 chromosome 1, aHypRig1.pri, whole genome shotgun sequence contains these coding sequences:
- the GPX8 gene encoding probable glutathione peroxidase 8, whose amino-acid sequence METLPPPFPLKASSPKAKVFLVFFSMVLCTAALFILQLKYFKPKKNFYSFEVTDSKGRIVSLSKYRGKASLVVNVASACQHTEANYRALQDLHREFGPSHFTVLAFPCNQFGESEPGTSQEIEAFAKGNYGVSFPIFRKIKILGTEAEPAFRYLVDSTKKEPRWNFWKYLVNPQGQVVKTWRPEEHSNSLKNEVAAMVREIIKKRKEDL is encoded by the exons ATGGAGACTctgcctccccctttccctctgaaGGCTTCTTCCCCAAAAGCCAAGGTCTTCCTGGTCTTCTTCTCTATGGTTTTGTGCACAGCAGCCTTATTCATTCTGCAGCTAAAATACTTCAAGCCCAAGAAAAATTTCTACTCCTTTGAAGTGACGGATTCCAAGGGGAGAATTGTCTCTCTGAGCAAATACAGAGGCAAA GCTTCTCTTGTTGTAAACGTGGCGAGCGCCTGCCAGCACACAGAGGCAAACTACAGAGCACTGCAGGATCTGCACAGAGAGTTTGGGCCATCCCACTTCACAGTCCTGGCCTTCCCCTGCAATCAGTTTGGAGAATCTGAGCCCGGCACAAGCCAGGAAATAGAAGCATTTGCTAAAGGCAACTATGGGGTGTCTTTCCCAATATTCCGGAAGATAAAGATTCTGGGCACAGAAGCAGAGCCGGCATTCCGCTACCTTGTAG ATTCCACAAAGAAAGAGCCGAGGTGGAACTTCTGGAAGTACCTGGTAAATCCACAAGGCCAAGTGGTGAAAACCTGGAGGCCGGAAGAACATTCCAACAGTCTAAAAAACGAAGTAGCAGCAATGGTCAGGGAAATTATCAAAAAGAGAAAGGAAGACCTTTGA